In Mycobacterium gallinarum, a single window of DNA contains:
- a CDS encoding DUF952 domain-containing protein: MPRLPAVLVHICGAEEWRSAQDAGELRPDSLALHGFVHLSTPEQVHLPANRLYAGRSDLVLLRVDPARLSSPIRWEPGVPSDPDAMVFPHLYGPLPTKAVISVTPYKPGSDGAFAPLEH, translated from the coding sequence ATGCCACGCTTGCCGGCTGTGCTGGTCCATATTTGCGGCGCCGAGGAGTGGCGGTCGGCTCAGGACGCCGGTGAGCTACGGCCCGACTCGTTGGCCTTGCACGGTTTCGTACATCTGTCCACGCCCGAGCAGGTGCACCTGCCGGCGAACCGGCTCTACGCCGGCCGCTCAGACCTCGTGCTGCTCCGCGTCGACCCTGCACGCCTGTCCTCTCCGATCCGCTGGGAGCCCGGTGTGCCGAGCGATCCCGATGCGATGGTGTTCCCACATTTGTACGGTCCACTACCTACCAAAGCTGTGATCAGTGTCACGCCGTACAAACCGGGGTCCGACGGCGCTTTTGCGCCGCTCGAGCACTAG
- a CDS encoding DUF3039 domain-containing protein, protein MQTQTIERTDTDERVDDGTDGDAPKFFHYVKKDKIAESAVMGTHVVALCGEVFPVTKAAKPGSPVCPECKKIYEKLKK, encoded by the coding sequence ATGCAGACCCAGACGATCGAGCGCACCGACACCGACGAACGCGTCGACGACGGCACCGACGGCGACGCCCCCAAGTTCTTTCATTACGTCAAGAAAGACAAGATCGCAGAGAGCGCTGTGATGGGTACGCACGTCGTGGCGCTGTGCGGCGAAGTGTTCCCGGTGACCAAAGCCGCCAAGCCGGGGTCGCCCGTCTGCCCCGAGTGCAAGAAGATCTACGAGAAGCTCAAGAAGTAG
- a CDS encoding DUF3099 domain-containing protein, with product MKHGPELSFDDDGRPILITQAAPSYEVQHRERVRKYLALMFWRIPALIAAAVAYGIWENGLISLAILVASIPLPWIAVLIANDRPPRRAEEPRRYESARRIPLFPTAERPSLEYRAHSTRQSGEGDSQRDFAD from the coding sequence ATGAAACACGGCCCAGAGCTGAGTTTCGATGACGACGGCCGACCGATCCTGATCACCCAGGCCGCACCCTCATACGAAGTCCAGCACCGCGAGCGGGTACGCAAGTATCTGGCGCTGATGTTCTGGCGCATTCCCGCACTCATCGCCGCCGCGGTGGCGTACGGCATTTGGGAGAACGGGCTCATCTCCCTGGCGATCCTGGTGGCGTCGATCCCCCTGCCGTGGATCGCGGTACTCATCGCCAACGATCGGCCGCCGCGTCGCGCCGAAGAACCGCGTCGCTACGAGTCCGCACGCCGAATTCCGTTGTTCCCCACAGCGGAGCGACCGTCGCTGGAATATCGCGCGCACTCGACGCGGCAATCGGGTGAGGGCGATTCGCAACGCGATTTCGCGGACTGA
- a CDS encoding DUF7455 domain-containing protein, which produces MTATLISPELTKADRCDRCGAAARVRAKLPSGGELLFCQHHANEHEAKLVELAAVLESSPLEA; this is translated from the coding sequence ATGACCGCAACGCTCATTAGCCCGGAATTGACCAAGGCTGACCGCTGCGATCGCTGCGGCGCCGCGGCTCGCGTACGGGCGAAGCTCCCGTCGGGCGGCGAACTGCTGTTCTGCCAGCATCATGCGAACGAGCATGAGGCCAAGCTGGTGGAGCTTGCCGCCGTTCTCGAATCCAGCCCGCTGGAGGCATAA
- a CDS encoding YihY/virulence factor BrkB family protein — MNDQSQPLPLPPSRHHIRHIVRRTLSKSWDDSIFSESAQAAFWCALSLPPLLLGMLGSLAYIAPLFGPETLPAIQEQLIGTAERFFSSSVVDEIIEPTVRDIVKGARGEVVSIGFVISLWAGSSAISSFVDSVVEAHDQTPLRHPVRQRFFALGLYVVMLVAAIAAAPFVALGPRKIAAQLPQSWDNALAFGYYPLLFVTLVVAVNILYRVALPEPLPTHRLVLGSILATVVFLGATLGLRVYLTWITSTGYTYGALATPIAFLLFAFFLGFAIMLGAELNAAIQEEWPASPTHAKRVRLWLKQKAEARNGRGVLAGDDDAPAADRAPDAATS, encoded by the coding sequence ATGAACGACCAGTCCCAGCCGTTACCCCTTCCGCCATCGCGCCACCACATCAGGCACATCGTCAGGCGCACACTCTCGAAGAGTTGGGACGACTCGATTTTCTCCGAGTCGGCGCAGGCGGCGTTCTGGTGTGCGCTGTCGCTGCCGCCGCTGCTGCTGGGGATGCTGGGAAGTCTGGCGTACATCGCGCCGCTGTTCGGCCCGGAGACGCTGCCTGCCATCCAGGAGCAGCTGATCGGCACGGCGGAACGCTTCTTCTCGTCCAGCGTCGTGGACGAAATCATCGAGCCGACCGTGCGCGACATCGTCAAGGGCGCTCGCGGCGAAGTGGTGTCGATCGGCTTCGTGATCTCGCTGTGGGCGGGCTCGTCGGCCATCTCGTCGTTCGTCGACTCCGTCGTCGAGGCCCACGATCAGACACCACTGCGCCATCCGGTGCGGCAACGGTTCTTCGCGCTGGGCCTGTACGTGGTGATGCTGGTGGCGGCGATTGCGGCAGCACCGTTCGTCGCACTCGGGCCGCGCAAGATCGCTGCACAGCTGCCCCAGAGCTGGGACAACGCACTGGCCTTCGGCTACTACCCCCTGCTGTTCGTCACGCTGGTGGTGGCGGTGAACATCCTGTATCGGGTGGCTCTGCCCGAACCGCTACCGACACATCGCCTTGTCCTGGGCTCGATCCTGGCGACTGTCGTCTTCCTGGGGGCGACATTGGGGCTGCGGGTCTACCTGACGTGGATCACCAGCACCGGCTACACCTACGGCGCGCTCGCGACACCGATCGCGTTCCTGCTGTTCGCCTTCTTCCTCGGCTTCGCGATCATGCTGGGCGCCGAACTGAACGCCGCAATTCAGGAGGAATGGCCCGCGTCCCCAACGCATGCCAAACGGGTCCGGCTGTGGCTCAAGCAGAAGGCCGAGGCGCGCAACGGTCGCGGCGTGCTCGCGGGGGACGACGACGCGCCGGCGGCCGACCGGGCCCCCGACGCCGCTACTTCTTGA
- a CDS encoding RidA family protein has product MTRRNVSSGSEYEATVGYSRAVRTGPYVAVAGTTGVGDGVGAQARDALRRIEIALQDAGASLADVVRTRMYVTDISRWRAVGAVHAEVFGDIMPVATMVEVSALIAPEHLVEIEVDAYVAG; this is encoded by the coding sequence ATGACGCGCCGCAATGTCTCCTCCGGCTCCGAGTACGAGGCCACGGTCGGATACTCGCGGGCGGTGCGGACGGGCCCATACGTCGCCGTCGCGGGCACCACAGGCGTCGGTGACGGTGTCGGGGCGCAGGCGCGGGACGCGTTGCGGCGCATAGAGATCGCTTTGCAGGACGCCGGCGCCTCCTTGGCGGACGTGGTGCGCACCCGGATGTACGTGACGGACATCTCGCGCTGGCGCGCCGTCGGCGCAGTCCATGCCGAGGTGTTCGGCGACATCATGCCGGTGGCGACCATGGTCGAGGTGTCGGCACTGATCGCGCCCGAGCACCTCGTGGAGATCGAGGTCGACGCGTACGTGGCCGGCTAG
- a CDS encoding methyltransferase, with protein sequence MKRRYRPVVFPSVSEKPAKVPPARVVRIIESARTALQKVNRAMVPGYIALLETAQGAWVSQALYVAAKLGIADELANGPKTADEVAAKVGGHPDSVFRLMRMLAGRDVFRQLSDGRFELAAMGEALRADAPNSLRSMVLFIGSPEHWAEWGELLHSVQTGRPSPEKLYGKSYFEHLDEAPEQAAIFNDAMSAMARLANETVIPVYDFSGFKLIVDIGGGHGNLLSAILRSAPTARGVLFDLPSVVAGAGPVLEAAGVANRCAVEGGSFMDSVPDGADAYVMKSIIHDWDDDISEKILRNVRTAIAPNGRLLLLELVLPERATSNWGAVLDLEMLVSPGGRERTRAEFANLLARCGFRLTRVVDTATPMMSIVEAAPA encoded by the coding sequence ATGAAGCGCCGCTATCGACCGGTAGTCTTTCCCTCCGTGTCTGAGAAGCCCGCAAAAGTCCCGCCCGCCCGCGTCGTCCGCATCATCGAGTCCGCCCGTACCGCGCTGCAGAAGGTCAACCGCGCGATGGTGCCCGGCTACATCGCGTTGCTCGAGACGGCGCAGGGCGCCTGGGTGTCCCAGGCCCTCTACGTGGCCGCCAAGCTCGGCATCGCCGACGAACTCGCCAACGGCCCCAAGACGGCCGACGAGGTAGCCGCCAAAGTGGGCGGACACCCGGACTCGGTGTTCCGGTTGATGCGCATGCTCGCCGGCCGGGATGTGTTCCGCCAACTCTCCGATGGCCGGTTCGAGTTGGCCGCGATGGGCGAAGCGTTGCGCGCCGATGCACCCAATTCCCTGCGGTCGATGGTTCTGTTCATCGGATCCCCGGAGCACTGGGCTGAATGGGGCGAGCTGCTGCATTCGGTACAGACGGGTCGCCCCTCACCCGAAAAGCTCTACGGCAAGTCATATTTCGAGCATCTCGACGAGGCGCCCGAGCAGGCCGCGATCTTCAACGACGCGATGTCGGCGATGGCGAGGTTGGCCAACGAAACCGTGATCCCGGTGTATGACTTCTCCGGCTTCAAGCTCATCGTCGATATCGGCGGTGGTCACGGCAACCTGCTCAGCGCCATTCTGCGCTCGGCCCCGACCGCCCGCGGCGTACTGTTCGACCTCCCGTCGGTCGTCGCCGGCGCGGGGCCGGTGCTCGAGGCCGCCGGCGTCGCGAATCGTTGCGCCGTCGAGGGGGGTTCATTCATGGACTCGGTTCCCGACGGCGCCGATGCCTACGTCATGAAGTCGATCATCCATGACTGGGACGACGACATCTCCGAGAAGATCCTGCGCAACGTCCGCACCGCGATCGCGCCGAACGGCCGACTGCTGCTGCTCGAACTCGTGCTGCCGGAGCGTGCGACCTCGAACTGGGGGGCCGTGCTCGACTTGGAGATGCTCGTCTCCCCCGGCGGCCGGGAGCGCACCCGCGCAGAGTTCGCCAATCTGTTGGCGCGATGCGGGTTTCGACTCACCCGCGTCGTCGACACCGCGACGCCGATGATGTCGATCGTGGAGGCCGCTCCGGCCTGA
- a CDS encoding TOBE domain-containing protein, with translation MPEIRVREAAELLGVSDDTVRRWIDDGALTAHLDASGRKAIDGAALAAFARANASVAPKDPLSVASSARNRFAGLVTKVVTDTVMAQVEMQCGPFTVVSLMSTDAVRELQLEPGSVAVAVVKATTVIVETPGGQ, from the coding sequence GTGCCGGAAATTCGCGTCCGTGAAGCAGCCGAACTCTTGGGGGTCAGCGACGACACCGTGCGCCGCTGGATCGATGACGGCGCCCTAACCGCTCACCTCGATGCGTCGGGCCGCAAGGCGATCGACGGGGCCGCGCTGGCCGCGTTCGCCAGGGCCAACGCGAGTGTGGCGCCCAAGGACCCGCTCAGCGTCGCGAGTTCGGCGCGCAACCGCTTCGCCGGACTGGTGACAAAGGTCGTCACGGACACCGTCATGGCCCAGGTCGAGATGCAGTGCGGGCCGTTCACCGTCGTCTCGTTGATGAGCACGGACGCCGTACGGGAACTGCAGCTCGAGCCGGGCAGCGTGGCCGTTGCGGTTGTGAAGGCGACCACCGTGATCGTGGAGACGCCCGGGGGCCAATGA